Part of the Halomarina litorea genome is shown below.
CCGCCGCACTCCCGGCGGCCTGCTCGCTCCGGTCCTCGAGGACCCGCACTTCGAACTCCTCGGTCGCGTTCTCGCCTACCTCGCCGAGTGCGGCCGCGGTGTACGCGCCCGCCTCCAGCGTCACGTTGTCGTTGAACACTACCGCGCTGCTGTTGTTCGCGACGGAGACGGTCACGTTGTACTCGCCGGGTGCCACCTCCGTGTAGTTCGTGACGTTCCCGAAGGAGACGTTCTCGGCGAACGGTTCGCCGTTCACCTGCACGTCCACGCTGGGCGCGTCGGGCGAGAGGTGGGCGACGCGGAGCGAGGCGTTCGCGCTCGCGTTCGACCCGTTGTCTGTGCCGTTATCCGTGCCGTTGTCGCCGGGACCGGCCGTCCCGTCGTCCGTCCCCGTGCCGTCGTCGGTCCCGTTGCCGGTCCCGCCGTCGGTCGTGGCCGTCGAGTCGACCGTCGTGACGCCGCCCGAGTCGTTCGTGCCGTTCGTCGCGTTGTCGCTCGGACCGCCACAGCCGGCGACGGCGACCATCGCGGCGACGACCAGGACGAGGAGGACCCGCCTCGCGGAACTATCACCGAAGATAGAATATCTATCTGCTGTCATGCGTCGGGTCCGACGCCACACGCCCACTTGAACGGCGGTGACCGTCGCACCCGGCAACCGGGACTGTTTCGACGCTCCCACCCGCCCTCGCGGTGCTACCTCCGGGTTAAGACGAGGGAAGGGGACGGTGTATCCCGAGGGGGCCTCCGCCCGTCGCGTCCGCACTGTGACTCACCCCGGACCGGCCGTCGAGGCCGAAAACCGGTCGCTGGGGACGGGAACACGGCGTTCGGGAGGTCCACAGGCGCGCTGTACGCCGTGCGTTACTCGTTCTCGTTCGGGAAAGCTCACCGAACGGTGACTGTCGGCGACCGTCGGCGGACCTACCGCGCCTCGAACGGGAGTTCCACGTCCGGACGCTCGGCGACCATCCACCAGCGCACGTCCGCCTTGGGGTGACGACGTTCGTGGTGCCTGTCGAGCACCGCCCGCGAGTCGACGTCCTTCCCACACAGGTTACAGCGGTAGTGGTGTTTCCCAGTCATGGATGTACGTAGTACGTCGGCGGCTATCCACCTCTCGCAGACCGCCACGGGGGCCGACAGGACCGGCCCTACTTCCCGAGGTAGAGGTCCCGGATGCGCTCGGAGTCCCGGATGGTGGCGGCGTCCGCCTCGAAGCGGTTCTCGCCCATGTCGAGGACGTACCCCCGGTCCGCGACGGTGAGGGCGGCCTTCACGTTCTGCTCGACGACGAGGACCGCCGTGCCCGCCTTCCGGACCCGGTCGACGTGCTCGAACGTGCGCTCGATGAGTTGCGGGGCCAGTCCCGCCGACGGTTCGTCGATGAGCAGGAGGTCCGGGTCGGGAAGGAGCGCCCGCGCCATCGCGAGCATCTGTCGCTCGCCGCCCGAGAGCGTACTCGCGTCCTGTTCCTGCCGTTCGGCCAGTCGGGGGAAGAGGTCGAACATGGCCTCGCGGCGCGTCTCGGGATCGTCGGCGTGGATGGTCCCGATGTCGAGGTTCTCCGCGACGGTGAGGTTCGGGAAGACGTTCTCCGTCTGCGGGACGTAGGCGACGCCGTTGGCGACCATCTGGTTGGCCGCGAGCGCCGAGAGGTCATGCCCGGCGAGTTCGATGGACCCGCTCCAGAGGGGGAGCTGTTTGAACAGCGCCCGCATGAGCGTGGACTTCCCGGCCCCGTTCGGGCCGAACACCAGCACGATCTCGTCGGGACGCACGTCGAGGTCGACGCCGTAGAGCACCTGCAGGTCGCCGTAGCCCGTCTCGACGCCCCGCGCCGAGAACAGGGCGTCGTCGTAGTTGGGTATCTCCTCGAGGTCCGCCGAGGGGGTCGAACTCATTCGAACCCCCCGAGGTACGCCTCGACGACCCGTTCGTCCTCCTGTACGACGGAGGGCGGTCCCGTCGCCAGCGTCGCGCCGTTGTGCAATACGACGACGCGGTCGCAGTGGTTCATCACGAGGTCCATGTCGTGTTCGATGAGTAGGACGGTGCGGCCCCGGTCGTTGAGTTCGTGGATGCGCTTCAGCAAGTCGTCCACGAGCGCCGGGTTGACGCCCGCGACGGGTTCGTCCAGCATCACGAGGTCCGGGTCCATCATCAGCACACGCCCGAGTTCCAGCAGTTTGCGCTGGCCGCCCGAGAGTCCGCTCGCGTAGTCCTCGGCGAGGTGGTCGAGCGAGAGGAACTCGAGGGTTTCGTCGGCGGTGCGCTGGATTCGCTCCTCCTCCTCGCTCACCGTCCCACCTCGGAAGAGCGCTCCCAGCGCGTTCTCGCCGGTCTGGTCCCGCGCGGCGAACGCGAGGTTCTCGCGCACCGTCATCCCCCGAAAAATCTTCGGCGTCTGGTAGGTTCGTCCCACCCCACGGTCGGCGACGGCGTTCGGCGCGAGGCCCTGTATCTCCTCGCCGTTCAGGACGACGCGCCCCGAATCGGGCGTGTGGACGCCCGTGATGCAGTCGAACAGCGTAGACTTTCCCGCGCCGTTCGGCCCGATGAGGCCCGTGATGGACCCCCGTTCGACGTCGAACGTCGCGCCGTCGACGGCGGTGAGGCCGCCGAACGTCTTGACGACGTCCTCGACGGCGAGGAGGGTGTCCCCTGCGTCGCTGGCCGACTCGTCTCCGCTCGTTGTGGATTCGCCTCCGGCGTCAGCGTCGGCGCTCATTCCTCCTCCCCCATGGCGACGACCTCGTGTTCCTCGCCCAGCAGTCCCTGCGGGCGGTACCGAATGACCAGTATCAACAGCAGGCCGATGACGGCAAAACGGATGCTGGGGACGAACGAGGGGTGGTCGGGGAGGGGTGCGACGAGACTCTGGAGAATCCCCGCGAGGACGCCCGGCAGGAGTTCCAGTAGGCCGTCGTAGGCGTTCGTCAGGAACCGGGTCGACTCCCGGAAGAACACGAGCAGGAACGCACCGGCGACGACGCCCTCGTTCGACGCGACGCCCCCGAGGAGGACGGCGGTCCAGACGAGGAAGGTGACGATGGGGAGGAACTGCTGGGTGACGACGCTCCCGAGGTAGTGGGCGTAGACGCCGCCCGCGAGGCCGGCGACGGCCCCGCCGATGGCGAACGACTTGAGTTTCACGCGCGTCGTGTCCTTCCCGAGGGTCCGGGCGGCGTCCTCGCTCTCGCGGACGCCCTTCAGCAGGCGGCCGAAGGGGGCGTCGGCGAGGCGTTCGACCACGAGGTAGGTGGCGAGGAGCAACCCCGCCGCGAACAGCAGGTAGAACACCTGCCAGCCGTCCGCGCCGAGGGTCGTCCGGAGGGGCTTGGGCACGTCGTTCAGGCCGAAGGTGCCCCGCGTCAGCCACGACTCGTTGACGAGGACGTCGCCGAAGATGCCCGCGAGGGCGAACGTGGCGACGGCGAGGTAGTGACTCCCGAGGCGGACGCTCGTCAGGCCGATGAGCGCCGCCAGCAGACCGCCGACGAGTGCGGCCCCTGCGATGCTCAGTGGTAAGCCCCACGGCATCGGGAGGCCGAGGCCGACGACGTAGTCCGCGCCCGCTCCCGGCGGGGGCATCGTCAGCAGGGCGGAGGTGTACGCCCCCGCCGCGAAGAAGGCGACGTGCCCGAAGTTCAACAGGCCGGTGTAGCCGAAGTGGACGTTCAGGCCGATTGCGAGCAGGCCGTAGATGCAGGCGATGGTGGCGACGGTCACGCCGAACGAGAGCCACCCAGTCAGGAGGGCCATCAGAGCTCACCCCCGGCGATGCCCTCCGGCTTGAACAGGAGGACGAGGACGAGGATGGCGAAGGCGTAGCCCATCGTGTAGTCCGCCGAGAGGTAGGCCGTGCCGAGGTTCATCGCGAGGCCGACGACGAACGCGCCGGCCATCGCGCCGTAGGGCTTGCCGATACCGCCCAGCAACGTCGCGGCGAAGACGACGATGAGGAAGTCCCACCCGACCGTGGGGCGGAAGGGGGCGAACAGGATACCATAGAGGATGCCGGCGAGTGCACCCGCCGCCGCCGAGACGAACCACGTCCGCCGGACCACGCTGTCGGTGTCGATACCCGCGACCGTCGCCAGCGCGCGGTTCCCGCTGGTCGCGCGCATCTTCTTGCCGAGCATCGTCCGCGAGAGCAGCAGGTGGACGGCGAGCATCGTCAGCACCGAGACGACGAGCACGCCCGCTTCGAGGGGCGTCATCCCGACGCCCGCGACCTGCACCGGGCGCATCAGCGGGACCGGGAGCTGTTTGGCCTGCACGCCGACGGCCGCCGTCAGCAGGTTCCGCAGGAGGAACGCCACCCCTATCGAGGTGATGAGCAGAGGGAGTGCGCCCCTGTCCGAGAGCGGGTCGAAGAACGCCCGTGAAACGGCGACACCGAGGACGCCGACGACGCCGATGGCGACGAGGGCGGCGAGGGGGAGGGGGAGGGAGACGCCCAGCCCCGCCCCCGCGAGAAAGAGCGTGAGGTAGACGCCGTAGGTGAGGAACTCGCCGAACGCGAAGTTGATGAAGCGGGTCACGCCGTACGAGAGCGTCAGGCCGACCGCCCCGACGGCGATGACGCTCCCGGTCGTGAGCCCGTAGATGACCGTCTGGACGAACTGTGTGGGGTCGAACTGCATTGGAGAGAACACGGAGATGGCGGGTGTGAGGTACTACGTGAGCTGGTCGGCGGGGAGGACCGCCACCTGCTCCCAGGCGTTGCTGTCGGACTTCATGACTGCGAACGGCGACTGGATGTCGCCCACGTCGTCGAAGTCGATGGGGCCGACGAGACCCTCGTAGTTCACGTCGGTGCCCTCCCGGATGGCGGCCGCGCCGTCGGCGTACGTCGTCACCGTCTGCTCGGGCGGGTTCGCGACTTCGGGGATGTGCGGCGCGAGGTTCGACCCCGTGAAGTCCTCACCCGCCTGTGCGGTGGCGGTCATCGCGAGGCCCATCACGACCATCGCGTCGTAGGTGTTCTTCGCGAACAGGCCCGGTTCGGAGCCGTCGTTGGCCTCCTTGTACGCCGAGACGAACTCCTCGACGCGCCCGGACTCGGCGGCATCGGGGTTGTCGGCCTCCTGCAGGCCGAGGATGCCCTGCGTCACCTTCTCGGAGGTCTGTTCGAGGAAGTCCTGATTGGTCTGGTCCTGCGTGACGAACCAGTTGCCCTCGTAGCCCGCCTGGAACGCCGCCTGCATGATCTTCACCGAGTCCTCGGGCGAGGCGACGAGCGTGATTATCTCGGGGTCGCTGTCGAGCATCGTCTGGACCTCCGACTGGTAGGCCGCCTTCCCCGTCTTGAAGTCGAGGGACTCCGTGATGGTCCCGCCGAACTCCTCGAAGGAGGAGGAGATGGGCTGCTTGAACGACTGGAGGGCCTGCGCGTTGCCGACCATGAGGCCCATCTGCTCGTAGGACTGCACCGTGTTGAACTCCTTCTGCCGGGCGGCCTTCGCGATGGCCCGCCCCCCGAGGGTGTCGGAGGGGACGGTCCGGAAGATGTACTCGCCGCCCACGTCGTTGAGTGCCGTCGTCCCCGCCGTGGGGGAGACGACGGGCACCTGGTTCTCCCGGAAGAAGTCCGAGACCGCAGAGAACGTGAGACTCGTCGGGCCGATGATGCCCGCCACACCGTCGACGTTGACGAGTTTCTTCGCCGCCGAGAGCGAGGCGTCCGGCGACGCCTCGGTGTCGCCCTGCACGAGCGACACCTGCTCGCCCCCGATACCGCCGTCGTCGTTGATCTCCTGAGCGACGAGTCGCGCGACGGGGAGGACGTTCTCGCCCACCCACGCGTACTCGCCGGAGAACGGGACGAGGACGCCGAGTTTCAGCGACCCGGAGCCGCCGCCACCGCCACTGCCGTTTCCACCGCCACCACCGCCTCCGCCGTTCCCGTCACTGTCGTTGCCGTCACCGTCGTCGCCGGTACAGCCGGCGAGCGCCGCCACCGTCGCGGCCCCCGTCGCCTGCAGAAACCGGCGTCTGCGGACGTTCATGGCCTCTTCTCTCCTGCGTGGGGGCTTAAAACTGT
Proteins encoded:
- a CDS encoding DUF4397 domain-containing protein, translated to MTADRYSIFGDSSARRVLLVLVVAAMVAVAGCGGPSDNATNGTNDSGGVTTVDSTATTDGGTGNGTDDGTGTDDGTAGPGDNGTDNGTDNGSNASANASLRVAHLSPDAPSVDVQVNGEPFAENVSFGNVTNYTEVAPGEYNVTVSVANNSSAVVFNDNVTLEAGAYTAAALGEVGENATEEFEVRVLEDRSEQAAGSAAARLVHASPGAGPVDVTLNTSGEGNATGNDTNGTDGTNGSDGPTVLFDDVAFGDVTEYVEVPGGSYSLDVRPATPGNDGQVLTTIDVTVENGTAYTAFAAGYVLPDQAPADTPFEVVLAVDGTTGETGVPGGNGTNGNATDGNTTDGNATAGNSTDGNASDSASVGAVPLA
- a CDS encoding ABC transporter ATP-binding protein — translated: MSSTPSADLEEIPNYDDALFSARGVETGYGDLQVLYGVDLDVRPDEIVLVFGPNGAGKSTLMRALFKQLPLWSGSIELAGHDLSALAANQMVANGVAYVPQTENVFPNLTVAENLDIGTIHADDPETRREAMFDLFPRLAERQEQDASTLSGGERQMLAMARALLPDPDLLLIDEPSAGLAPQLIERTFEHVDRVRKAGTAVLVVEQNVKAALTVADRGYVLDMGENRFEADAATIRDSERIRDLYLGK
- a CDS encoding ABC transporter ATP-binding protein; the encoded protein is MSADADAGGESTTSGDESASDAGDTLLAVEDVVKTFGGLTAVDGATFDVERGSITGLIGPNGAGKSTLFDCITGVHTPDSGRVVLNGEEIQGLAPNAVADRGVGRTYQTPKIFRGMTVRENLAFAARDQTGENALGALFRGGTVSEEEERIQRTADETLEFLSLDHLAEDYASGLSGGQRKLLELGRVLMMDPDLVMLDEPVAGVNPALVDDLLKRIHELNDRGRTVLLIEHDMDLVMNHCDRVVVLHNGATLATGPPSVVQEDERVVEAYLGGFE
- a CDS encoding branched-chain amino acid ABC transporter permease translates to MALLTGWLSFGVTVATIACIYGLLAIGLNVHFGYTGLLNFGHVAFFAAGAYTSALLTMPPPGAGADYVVGLGLPMPWGLPLSIAGAALVGGLLAALIGLTSVRLGSHYLAVATFALAGIFGDVLVNESWLTRGTFGLNDVPKPLRTTLGADGWQVFYLLFAAGLLLATYLVVERLADAPFGRLLKGVRESEDAARTLGKDTTRVKLKSFAIGGAVAGLAGGVYAHYLGSVVTQQFLPIVTFLVWTAVLLGGVASNEGVVAGAFLLVFFRESTRFLTNAYDGLLELLPGVLAGILQSLVAPLPDHPSFVPSIRFAVIGLLLILVIRYRPQGLLGEEHEVVAMGEEE
- a CDS encoding branched-chain amino acid ABC transporter permease; translated protein: MQFDPTQFVQTVIYGLTTGSVIAVGAVGLTLSYGVTRFINFAFGEFLTYGVYLTLFLAGAGLGVSLPLPLAALVAIGVVGVLGVAVSRAFFDPLSDRGALPLLITSIGVAFLLRNLLTAAVGVQAKQLPVPLMRPVQVAGVGMTPLEAGVLVVSVLTMLAVHLLLSRTMLGKKMRATSGNRALATVAGIDTDSVVRRTWFVSAAAGALAGILYGILFAPFRPTVGWDFLIVVFAATLLGGIGKPYGAMAGAFVVGLAMNLGTAYLSADYTMGYAFAILVLVLLFKPEGIAGGEL
- a CDS encoding ABC transporter substrate-binding protein; the protein is MNVRRRRFLQATGAATVAALAGCTGDDGDGNDSDGNGGGGGGGGNGSGGGGGSGSLKLGVLVPFSGEYAWVGENVLPVARLVAQEINDDGGIGGEQVSLVQGDTEASPDASLSAAKKLVNVDGVAGIIGPTSLTFSAVSDFFRENQVPVVSPTAGTTALNDVGGEYIFRTVPSDTLGGRAIAKAARQKEFNTVQSYEQMGLMVGNAQALQSFKQPISSSFEEFGGTITESLDFKTGKAAYQSEVQTMLDSDPEIITLVASPEDSVKIMQAAFQAGYEGNWFVTQDQTNQDFLEQTSEKVTQGILGLQEADNPDAAESGRVEEFVSAYKEANDGSEPGLFAKNTYDAMVVMGLAMTATAQAGEDFTGSNLAPHIPEVANPPEQTVTTYADGAAAIREGTDVNYEGLVGPIDFDDVGDIQSPFAVMKSDSNAWEQVAVLPADQLT